The proteins below come from a single Pleuronectes platessa chromosome 3, fPlePla1.1, whole genome shotgun sequence genomic window:
- the LOC128432761 gene encoding OCIA domain-containing protein 1 produces the protein MSSAASGYSEEQPRRGAQMPVGVDYIPTEEEKNVFKECNQESFWYRSVPFSVVGMAITQALVAKGTLTASPRFGSLPKVAFAGFCGYLVGKMSYMKTCQEKFKRLESSPLGEALRQRTGQPPQNPRGPQTEMSDPDNQSFDPMFKPADATSPMARNSRDYEYGFKTEAPKADDHSATASGQSYMGEEEPSRKSILYEDLRGKNRENYEVALTQKAETQLKTTPEKERDRPKKEAKKNAYGDSWDE, from the exons ATGTCGTCCGCCGCCTCGGGTTATTCAGAGGAGCAGCCGCGCAGAGGAGCGCAG ATGCCAGTTGGTGTTGACTACATCCCCacggaagaggagaagaatgtGTTCAAGGAGTGCAACCAGGAGAGCTTCTGGTACAGAT CGGTGCCCTTCTCTGTGGTCGGCATGGCTATCACCCAAGCACTGGTTGCCAAAG GAACCCTGACTGCATCTCCAAGGTTTGGATCGCTACCCAAAGTGGCCT TTGCTGGCTTTTGTGGCTACCTGGTTGGGAAGATGTCGTACATGAAGACGTGCCAGGAGAAGTTCAAGAGGTTGGAGAGCTCTCCTCTGGGAGAAGCTCTTAGACAGAGGACAGGGCAGCCTCCACAAAA TCCCAGGGGTCCCCAGACAGAGATGAGTGACCCAGACAACCAGTCATTTGACCCCATGTTCAAGCCAGCAGATGCCACCAGCCCAATGGCCCGCAACAGCAGAGACTATGAGTACGGCTTCAAAACCGAGGCACCCAAAGCAGACGACCACAGCGCCACAG CGTCAGGCCAGTCATATATGGGCGAGGAGGAGCCCAGCAGGAAGTCGATCCTCTATGAGGACCTAAGGGGCAAAAACAGAGAGAACTACGAGGTTGCACTAACCCAGAAGGCTGAGACACAGCTCAAAACAACACCTGAGAAGGAGCGAGACAGACCCAAGAAAGAGG CAAAGAAAAATGCCTATGGAGACTCCTGGGACGAATGA